The Antedon mediterranea chromosome 11, ecAntMedi1.1, whole genome shotgun sequence genome window below encodes:
- the LOC140063169 gene encoding transient receptor potential cation channel subfamily M member 3-like codes for MLIFAAGYGVAREGIFNPNATDIGFIDKVQTVLRIPYWQIYGELFLDELQCGPDSSTGEPCVTGHEVVVIMTAAYLLIANILLLNMLIAIFNNIFTEYQENAEEIWKFERHRLVTEYQKRPVLVPPFMTFAHLWRLCKWTNRKKRKIVPKIFKKNEKEEVADDDEELLDRWEEDMIKSYVNKETVQKEHSVENMIGELSERMLTISVRLNEVDRRLQQLDEIDSKLDSQIRGINDDDNSIDDKIRALDIKFNTLLDASSKQSSKLADVQWTMLKLKKSLGSRTVRVRKKSTSVASTSPAVASLSSTTSQSPKDNV; via the exons ATGCTTATATTTGCCGCCGGTTACGGAGTTGCCAGAGAAGGAATCTTCAACCCAAATGCAACAGATATTGGATTCATAGATAAAGTGCAAACTGTCCTGCGAATACCTTACTGGCAAATATACGGAGAGCTGTTTCTTGACGAAC tTCAATGTGGACCAGACTCCAGTACAGGAGAACCATGTGTGACGGGTCACGAGGTTGTGGTCATCATGACGGCCGCCTACCTGTTGATTGCAAACATTCTTTTACTCAACATGCTCATAGCCATATTCAA CAATATTTTTACGGAGTATCAAGAGAATGCCGAAGAGATATGGAAGTTTGAACGGCATCGCTTAGTAACTGAATACCAAAAAAGACCAGTTCTTGTGCCTCCATTTATGACATTTGCTCACCTTTGGCGACTATGTAAATGGACAAATCGAAAAAAGAGGAAAATTGTGCCCAAAAtctttaagaaaaatgaaaaagaag AAGTGGCTGATGATGACGAAGAACTCCTTGACCGTTGGGAGGAAGATATGATCAAATCTTACGTCAACAAAGAAACGGTGCAAAAGGAGCACTCAGTCGAAAATATGATAGGCGAACTTAGTGAGAG AATGTTAACAATATCAGTTCGTTTGAATGAGGTGGATCGACGACTACAACAGCTTGATGAAATAGATTCTAAACTTGATAGTCAGATACGAGGCATAAACGATGACGACAACAGCATTGATGACAAAATAAGAGCATTGGATATAAAGTTCAACACATTGCTTGATGCATCGTCAAAGCAAAGCAGTAAATTAGCCGATGTTCAATGGACAATGCTTAAATTGAAAAAGAGTTTGGGCAGCAGAACTGTTCGTGTTCGGAAGAAGTCTACTAGTGTGGCATCTACTAGCCCTGCTGTGGCCTCATTATCATCAACAACAAGTCAATCCCCGAAAgataatgtgtag
- the LOC140062698 gene encoding G-protein coupled receptor 54-like has protein sequence MEGTTQVPVTITVAYNDSVVGTAEKVATIVFPTIMLLIAAIGICGNSLVIYVVAKHRDMHNVTNYFIANLSVTDIALLIICAIPTAANIAGWDATLFLCKIVTYMQFVTVQATCFTLAAMSVDRYYMIVHAVASRQKRTSFKVFLVCIVIWVVSFLIHLPLAVLTDFTDKGCHPSFEDDERKKKFYYIFMTFILYIIPLAVIVVCYANILVLVWRKTTAGTESAQARKRSIKQKQKITKMVLIVVLIFLISWGPIQCILLWEKLGSSDDDPSMKKAIIRTSALCLAYSNSCVNPFIYAFTTASFKKYFQGALSPCCRRSLLNNGESRKYHTKVPSDDTNNITTMSCVTKV, from the exons ATGGAAGGAACTACGCAAGTTCCCGTTACGATTACCGTAGCATACAACGATTCGGTTGTAGGAACAGCCGAAAAAGTCGCTACAATTGTATTTCCGACGATAATGTTACTAATCGCCGCTATTGGAATTTGCGGGAATTCACTAGTTATTTACGTCGTCGCTAAACACCGTGATATGCACAACGTTACAAATTATTTCATTGCTAACCTCTCCGTAACGGATATAGCTCTGTTAATAATCTGTGCAATTCCAACCGCTGCTAACATTGCCGGATGGGATGCAACTCTTTTTCTTTGTAAAATCGTAACTTATATGCAGTTC GTAACGGTACAGGCAACATGTTTCACGTTGGCGGCAATGTCGGTTGATCGTTACTATATGATTGTACACGCGGTAGCTTCTCGTCAGAAGAGAACCTCATTCAAAGTGTTCCTTGTATGTATTGTTATATGGGTCG taTCTTTTCTTATACATCTACCGTTGGCAGTTCTGACAGATTTTACAGATAAAGGATGCCATCCATCATTTGAAGATGATGAGAGAAAAAAGaagttttattacatttttatgacatTTATCTTGTATATTATTCCTCTGGCGGTAATCGTCGTCTGCTACGCAAACATTTTAGTCTTAGTCTGGCGGAAGACAACTGCAGGAACGGAAAGTGCACAGGCCAGAAAACGATCCATAAAACAAAAGCAGAAAATAACGAAGATGGTccttattgttgttttaatttttctcaTTTCTTGGGGGCCAATTCAATGTATACTTCTTTGGGAAAAACTTGGATCATCGGATGATGATCCTTCAATGAAAAAAGCGATTATTCGAACGTCCGCTCTGTGTTTAGCATACTCAAATAGTTGTGTTAATCCGTTTATTTATGCATTTACAACCGCGTCTTTCAAGAAGTATTTCCAGGGAGCGCTAAGCCCCTGCTGCAGACGAAGTTTACTAAATAATGGAGAGAGCAGGAAGTATCACACGAAGGTGCCAAGCGACGATACAAATAACATAACGACAATGTCTTGTGTTACAAAGGTATGA